The genomic segment CCACCATATATAGTTGCATGAGCCATCAAATAAATCGTAGCACTGGGAGAGACGCCGCCGTCTATGCTTGCTAAAGGTATCGTGTATAGGTCTAAGATTTTATATGGAGAATATACATGCGAGTATGTCCATTGTCCAGGCGCTGACCATGACAGGGGATTTTTAGATACTTCTAAATGTGATACGCTCATCGCGTAATTTGGGTAGGAGTCATGATCAATTTCGAACAGCACGTAAAGGTTGGTTGTGTCGTTCCAGACTCTGATAAAGCCTATGGGTATATTAGTTGAACCCATTACAAAAGGAACTGTATAAGGCGCTGTAGCGGTGTGAGCTTTAACAGACGGGGCTAAAACCAATATAAGCGAAAAAATTAAAAATAGAGAAAACACTACTTGTTTAAGCTTCATTTTTAAAACCTTTATTCACTTAATAAACATTAAGTTGAGAGTGATTAACTATTTAAAGCTTTCTCTCATTCACTTTATTCATCCTTAAAAACAAAAATAGGTGTATATGAAAATGAAGAACATAATTCTGTATTTATAGTTATAAATGGATTTGTAACAGCTTCTGTGTTAATAAATTATATTAAAATACGATAAAAGTCATAATTTTGAAGTTTGGATTTTCACGATAATGTTTGTATTCGCATTCTTTAGTTTCATATTTTTGAATGTTGTTTAAAAAGTTTTAAACAAAGGTGGTAGATTTTCTTTGCGTTTCTTAAAGCTTCATCCTCCTCTTTATTAAATAAAACTGATGCAGATATTAGCTGTAACTCGTTTCCATACATGGTATGCTCTCTTTTTTCAGTTAATTTTCTGCTTATTTCAGCGAATTCTATTATTGGAAACCATTCAGGGAATCTTTCCTTATTTATTGAAAGAATTTTGCTTACCTCATGTTTTTTGGGTATTCTATTCCTAAAAGCCTTAAGGATGCTTTAAGGCTTAATTCAACGCATTCTTGAGAGCTTCTCACGCTATAAGCGTAATTTTTATCTTTTAATGCTATTCGTGCGGTTTTTAATCTTGAGCGAGCTTGCTCAAGCATTGAAAAACTAATATCTGTAGTTTTCAAATTTCAATAACTTCCCCAAATTTTATTTCAGGTTTTAAATCCCAAAACCATTCATTTTTAGAAAGAAACACTCTTTTCGCTTTAAGTTTAGATAAAACCTCTTTTTTCTTTTTAGTTAACTCTTTATAAAAACCATCATCAAATAAAACAATTCCTTCATTTATTACGTCTAGCAAGATTGGTGGAAAAGCTTCAGCTTCTTTAGGGTTTAATGGAAGAAAAGAAATATGCGTGTCAATGGCTTTTTTATAAAGCCAATCTAGCTCTTCACTAATTTTATTTGAAAATTCTATTTTTAAAAATTTATCAATTCTTTTACTTAAGCTTTCATTACTTTCCATTATTATAAGTAAATCAACATCACTATCAACTCTTGCAACGCCTCGGGCAACACTTCCATAAACAACAACGCTTTGTAAATTATTGAAGTTTTTTAAAATTTCTATTAAAATTAACCCTATTAATCTACAATATCTTTCTTGTTTAAGCTTCCATAAATTAAATATTTTCTCGGAAAAAATATAGGTTAAAACTTCTGGATCACATAATCTATAAACTCTTTTTTTATTTAAACGTTCATGAATATAAACTCCACCGATTTTTCTTAAAATGCTTAAAGCAATTTTAGCTGCTGAAATAGATTTAGAGAAGTTCAGCATCCTCAAAATAAAAAATATCATTTCTAAAATTTACATAAAGCTTAGCATAAAATTCACCAATCCATTTAGGAATCCACATAAGTTAACCTTAAATATTTAAGTTTAATAAGAAATTCACGACGCTGTCTGTTCCTCTTAGGATATTAAAAAAGATTTTTAGCAAAATCTTTAATAAAGATATTAAAAGGGAAGAAGAAATAGATTTGTTTTTTATATTGTTATTTTGTATGGTGTGTATGGTTTCCCTGTTCCTTTAAAGAATTTTGTTGAAAATTCATAGTAAAGTAGCCTTAAGGCTTGAATCATTACCACCATCATTTCAAGCGTTAAAGAGAATAGGTTTAAGAATATTAAGCCTA from the Candidatus Bathyarchaeota archaeon genome contains:
- a CDS encoding nucleotidyltransferase domain-containing protein encodes the protein MRMLNFSKSISAAKIALSILRKIGGVYIHERLNKKRVYRLCDPEVLTYIFSEKIFNLWKLKQERYCRLIGLILIEILKNFNNLQSVVVYGSVARGVARVDSDVDLLIIMESNESLSKRIDKFLKIEFSNKISEELDWLYKKAIDTHISFLPLNPKEAEAFPPILLDVINEGIVLFDDGFYKELTKKKKEVLSKLKAKRVFLSKNEWFWDLKPEIKFGEVIEI
- a CDS encoding ATPase; protein product: LANMLSYARIAGFCIAHAAFALVVAELMHANPALGIGLGLIFLNLFSLTLEMMVVMIQALRLLYYEFSTKFFKGTGKPYTPYKITI